The proteins below are encoded in one region of Sphingobacterium sp. R2:
- the nagA gene encoding N-acetylglucosamine-6-phosphate deacetylase, translating to MNKLALIGGKIYTGEAIVEEKALLINEGKIAAIVDKHDVPLDYTSYPVNGCNICAGLIDLQLYGDGSDLYSAERSVASLERIAEGLVGKGTTSFMMTLATNTIPIFKDAIRVAEGFRHDAFLGLHLEGPFLNPKKRGAHPAELIIEPTKEKIDDLLAGNQVVKMMTIAPECIADDVLQHLQSYDLLLSAGHSDATSKEGTHGYDLGIPTSTHLFNAMSPLHHREVGLVGAIFNHPTAKASIIVDGHHVSFEAVKIAKSQMGARLFMITDAVAACDKDIYQHVLNDGYYSLPDGTISGAAISLLEGVKNAVQKVGIPLDEAIRMATVYPANLLKRADIGNLNAGSIANVIVFNDDFQLKKVIFKGELKRSSIS from the coding sequence ATGAATAAGCTAGCGTTAATTGGAGGTAAGATATATACTGGTGAGGCGATCGTTGAAGAAAAAGCATTACTGATTAATGAAGGTAAAATTGCCGCAATTGTTGATAAGCATGACGTGCCTCTGGATTATACCAGTTATCCAGTCAATGGGTGTAATATTTGTGCAGGACTGATCGATCTGCAACTCTATGGCGACGGATCGGACTTGTATTCCGCCGAGCGTAGTGTAGCCTCTTTGGAACGCATCGCAGAGGGCTTGGTCGGTAAAGGCACGACTTCTTTTATGATGACCCTGGCGACGAATACCATTCCTATATTTAAGGATGCCATTCGGGTGGCAGAAGGCTTCCGGCACGATGCATTTTTAGGGCTACATCTAGAAGGTCCTTTCTTGAATCCTAAAAAACGGGGTGCGCATCCTGCGGAATTAATTATCGAGCCTACGAAGGAAAAGATTGACGATCTTTTGGCAGGAAATCAGGTTGTCAAGATGATGACCATAGCACCTGAATGTATAGCGGACGATGTGTTACAGCACTTACAGAGCTACGATTTGCTGCTCAGTGCTGGACATAGTGATGCTACTTCTAAGGAAGGTACCCATGGTTATGATTTGGGGATTCCAACAAGCACCCACCTGTTTAATGCCATGTCGCCCTTGCATCATCGCGAAGTAGGTTTGGTCGGCGCAATTTTTAATCATCCGACTGCCAAAGCAAGTATTATTGTCGACGGACATCACGTAAGCTTTGAAGCCGTGAAAATTGCAAAGAGTCAGATGGGAGCCCGTCTGTTTATGATTACAGATGCTGTAGCCGCTTGTGATAAAGATATATACCAGCATGTATTGAACGACGGGTATTATTCATTGCCGGACGGGACCATTTCAGGGGCTGCAATCTCCTTGCTGGAGGGGGTAAAAAATGCCGTGCAAAAGGTGGGTATACCACTCGATGAAGCGATCCGAATGGCTACGGTGTATCCGGCAAACCTGCTAAAGCGAGCGGATATCGGAAATCTAAATGCAGGAAGCATAGCAAATGTCATTGTCTTTAATGACGACTTTCAGCTGAAAAAGGTGATCTTTAAAGGCGAGTTAAAGCGCTCATCCATTTCGTAG
- a CDS encoding RidA family protein encodes MSKKEILNTDKAPAAIGPYNQAIKAGNTLYVSGQIPLVPETMELIVSGIKDEAHQVLKNIEAILTNAGYTFKDVVKASIFLSDMDNFALVNEVYAEYFKEAQPARECVAVKTLPKHVNVEISVIAWKD; translated from the coding sequence ATGTCAAAAAAAGAAATCTTAAATACGGACAAAGCTCCGGCTGCAATAGGACCCTATAATCAGGCAATTAAAGCTGGCAATACATTATATGTCTCTGGGCAAATCCCACTGGTTCCTGAAACAATGGAGTTAATTGTATCTGGTATAAAAGACGAGGCGCATCAGGTACTGAAAAATATCGAAGCTATCCTGACAAATGCTGGATATACTTTTAAAGATGTTGTCAAAGCATCCATTTTCCTAAGCGATATGGACAATTTTGCCTTAGTCAATGAAGTCTATGCGGAATATTTTAAAGAAGCCCAGCCAGCCCGGGAATGTGTTGCGGTAAAAACATTGCCAAAGCATGTAAATGTCGAGATTTCAGTCATTGCGTGGAAAGATTAG
- a CDS encoding SusC/RagA family TonB-linked outer membrane protein — protein sequence MNKKFLLFCSGVMLSTSLWAQTKTVTGKVTNASDGGNMANVTVSIKGKAVSTQTKPDGSFTISAEPGDILIFRAVGSQERQQLVGTNATINVALSGSEEALEEVVVTAMGIKKEKKALGYAVQDIKSDELMKNKNPNIINSLNGKIAGVNVTNSGGAPGASASIVIRGGTSLERDNQPLFVIDGMPMDNSTGQGDNSAFDGNTNISTTNGNRALDLNPEDIESISVLKGPAAAALYGLRAAAGAIVVTTKKGKDGATSIGINSRFGVNWVNRLPKLQDKFKQGSNYKGNRITDNTYLSWGDAFQPVETVYDNLGDFYQNATTFDNSFNVSGGNAKGNFYLSGSNLDQSGIVPTTDFKRTTFRFNGEQKVGVFTFGANASYSHSTTQKTLTGSGLWGGSGLGYMESILAFPRNVDMKKWIDPSGKQILLLPNVALQDNVDNPYWTIHKNPQNDKTNRFLGNVYTNVKITDWLDATYKLGVDNYTTNFRSIITPGSAVKEAWQNGMLSENIRQYNYINSNFMLNFHKQFKQDWDVNFLLGTTAEDTYLQANSMRAEKFSIPNFESINNADAKNKYFNESITKKRLLGVYGDLRIGYKNLLFLSATGRNDWSSTLPIQNRSFFYPSFSGSLIFTELMEKSDILNYGKLRASWAQVGKDAPAYQTATYLFEPQLTVGGGFRNYWTRGNDQLKPETTTSFEVGTDLKLFKNKLGLEFTYYKNNSKDQILQPRVSNATGYILSFVNTGEIENKGIEVSINTSPIKKEDFRWDLALNFSHNKGVVKSLPASLPILYVTDVQVGNGKAASFGNGNFMGISGSTWQRDADGNLLLDWKTGYPLTSTDATKPIGNREPSFLGGLNNTFVYKNWELSFLFDFRKGGDILNGTEYLLAYNGLSKVTENRGDKLSFTGMALNPETKAYEMITKEVVATEEYYRDIYALHTPHFVENVNWLRLRSLSLTYSLPPDFLKRSKIFKAASVTATGTNLWLWTNYSGMDPEVSAAGAGVIGSGSVGVDYAGVPATAGVTFGLNLKF from the coding sequence ATGAATAAAAAATTTCTCTTATTCTGTTCAGGGGTGATGCTGTCAACGAGCTTGTGGGCGCAAACCAAAACTGTAACAGGTAAAGTGACGAATGCTTCTGATGGAGGTAACATGGCCAATGTCACTGTGAGCATCAAAGGTAAAGCTGTCAGTACACAAACGAAGCCCGATGGCAGTTTTACGATCAGTGCAGAACCAGGTGATATTTTAATTTTTAGAGCAGTGGGTTCTCAAGAAAGGCAACAATTAGTTGGCACAAATGCGACGATCAATGTTGCACTTTCTGGTAGTGAGGAAGCTCTCGAAGAAGTTGTTGTGACGGCAATGGGAATCAAGAAGGAAAAGAAGGCGCTGGGCTATGCTGTCCAAGATATTAAATCGGATGAGTTGATGAAGAATAAAAATCCGAATATAATCAATTCATTAAATGGCAAGATTGCTGGTGTAAATGTGACCAATTCGGGAGGAGCGCCAGGAGCATCTGCTTCCATCGTTATTCGTGGCGGTACCTCCCTCGAACGGGATAATCAACCCTTATTTGTTATCGATGGTATGCCAATGGATAATTCCACTGGCCAAGGTGATAATTCCGCTTTTGACGGCAATACGAATATCTCCACCACGAATGGTAATCGTGCGTTAGATTTAAATCCAGAGGATATTGAATCTATATCGGTTTTGAAAGGGCCTGCGGCTGCGGCACTGTATGGATTGCGGGCGGCAGCGGGTGCTATTGTCGTAACCACCAAAAAAGGGAAAGATGGGGCTACTTCGATAGGAATAAATTCACGCTTTGGTGTGAATTGGGTAAATCGCCTGCCGAAGTTACAAGATAAATTTAAGCAGGGTTCTAATTATAAAGGGAATAGGATTACTGATAATACGTATCTGTCTTGGGGAGATGCTTTTCAGCCTGTAGAAACTGTTTATGATAATTTAGGGGACTTCTATCAAAATGCAACAACTTTTGATAACTCATTTAATGTGTCAGGGGGTAATGCAAAGGGTAATTTTTATTTATCTGGCTCGAATTTGGACCAATCAGGTATTGTGCCGACCACCGATTTTAAACGTACTACTTTCCGATTTAATGGCGAACAAAAAGTAGGTGTTTTTACATTTGGCGCAAACGCATCCTACTCGCATAGTACCACGCAGAAAACCTTAACTGGATCTGGTCTTTGGGGAGGTTCGGGGTTGGGGTATATGGAATCCATTCTAGCTTTTCCGCGCAATGTGGACATGAAAAAATGGATAGATCCTAGTGGCAAACAGATTTTACTACTACCGAACGTGGCGCTTCAAGATAATGTTGATAATCCGTATTGGACAATCCATAAAAACCCTCAAAATGACAAGACAAACCGTTTTCTAGGGAATGTATATACGAATGTGAAGATTACGGATTGGTTAGATGCAACTTACAAGTTAGGTGTTGATAATTACACTACGAATTTCAGATCAATTATAACGCCTGGCTCTGCGGTAAAGGAGGCCTGGCAAAATGGTATGCTTTCGGAAAATATTCGTCAATATAATTACATCAATTCCAATTTTATGTTGAATTTCCATAAGCAATTTAAACAGGATTGGGATGTCAATTTCTTATTGGGGACAACAGCTGAGGATACATATCTTCAAGCAAATTCCATGCGTGCCGAGAAATTCTCTATTCCGAATTTTGAAAGCATAAACAATGCGGATGCAAAGAATAAGTATTTCAATGAATCCATCACCAAAAAAAGATTGCTAGGTGTCTATGGGGATTTGCGTATCGGTTATAAAAACCTATTATTCCTAAGTGCTACAGGTCGTAATGATTGGTCTTCTACCTTGCCGATACAAAATCGTTCTTTCTTTTATCCTTCATTTTCTGGGAGTTTAATCTTCACGGAACTCATGGAGAAAAGCGATATTTTGAATTATGGTAAGTTGCGAGCTTCATGGGCACAGGTCGGTAAAGATGCGCCTGCTTATCAAACAGCAACCTATTTGTTTGAACCTCAATTGACCGTTGGAGGTGGGTTTAGAAATTATTGGACGAGGGGTAATGATCAATTGAAACCTGAGACAACGACCTCTTTTGAAGTTGGTACTGATCTGAAGTTATTCAAAAACAAGTTAGGTTTAGAATTTACGTATTATAAAAACAATTCTAAAGATCAAATCTTGCAACCTCGTGTTTCAAATGCAACAGGATATATATTAAGTTTTGTCAATACGGGCGAGATTGAAAATAAGGGAATAGAGGTGTCTATTAATACCTCTCCAATTAAAAAAGAAGATTTTAGATGGGATTTGGCTTTGAATTTCTCTCATAACAAAGGCGTGGTGAAATCATTGCCAGCTTCTCTACCCATTCTGTATGTTACTGACGTGCAGGTAGGAAATGGAAAAGCGGCTTCTTTTGGCAATGGAAATTTCATGGGTATAAGTGGTTCAACCTGGCAACGCGATGCTGACGGGAATTTGTTGTTGGATTGGAAAACAGGATACCCATTGACATCGACAGATGCGACAAAGCCTATTGGTAATAGAGAACCGAGTTTCCTCGGTGGTCTAAATAATACTTTTGTCTATAAAAACTGGGAGCTATCATTCTTATTTGATTTTAGAAAAGGTGGAGATATCTTAAATGGCACAGAGTATCTTTTGGCCTATAATGGCTTAAGTAAAGTAACGGAAAACAGAGGTGATAAACTTTCCTTTACAGGCATGGCGCTTAATCCAGAGACGAAAGCATATGAAATGATTACTAAGGAAGTTGTTGCAACAGAGGAGTATTATCGAGATATTTATGCCTTGCATACACCTCATTTCGTTGAAAATGTAAATTGGTTGCGTCTCCGTTCCTTAAGTTTGACGTATAGCTTGCCTCCTGATTTTTTGAAGCGTTCTAAAATATTTAAAGCGGCATCAGTCACAGCGACAGGAACAAATCTCTGGTTGTGGACAAATTATTCTGGTATGGATCCTGAGGTGAGTGCTGCTGGAGCAGGCGTGATTGGTTCTGGTTCTGTAGGTGTGGATTATGCTGGCGTACCGGCAACTGCTGGAGTAACCTTTGGTTTAAATCTAAAGTTTTAA
- a CDS encoding SusC/RagA family TonB-linked outer membrane protein, with translation MNNKLYSTLRVLGIVPTMLFSASLLHAQTNQIKGTVVDAKTKAPIPGATIKVLGTSNASSTDVKGAFQINVDEKNRILNISTVGYENKTVTLGPGETTVTVSLEEQTQQLESVVVTALGISRAQKSLTYSTQQVNGDELNKVKSTNLANNLNGKVAGVNIASSSSGPGGSAKVILRGNKSASGNNQVLYVVDGVPINNQTLASQPDNVFGGQRDGGDPISLINPEDIENISVLKGASAAALYGSQAANGVILVTTKSGKQGRTTINFSSSAQIEQAVSTPKFQNQYGQGSGGKNSNTSVFSWGDKTNGANYDNVGEFFRTGSNFTNSLTLSGGNEKNQTYFSYANTLAKGILPENDLMRHNFNLKESASFFDNRLTVEGSANYITQKLDNAPSSGFYYNPLVGTYLLPRSLNIADFKNYETFNPSRNLNEQNWFSLSDSPTTQQNPWWIVNRNPTSSTRNRLLLNGSAKYKVAPWISIQARGSVDRTSEVWDRKVYASTPNPLGKVNGNYNYTNTTITQQYGDVVANMNFNVTDKFQITGLVGTSITDWKTEGVDFNTGIDGLKIPNQFFIQNTTTPVTSTLSANRRQLQSVFASANLAYDNWIYLDLTARNDWSSTLAFTGTKSFFYPSAGLGIVLNDKLNLPEFVNMAKIRGSYAVVGNDLPPYTSLLTNTVNPYAVLTVNDIAFLKTLKPEKTKSFEIGTEWRMWNNRLNVDVTYYKTNTTNQFFKVAASQASLNQQYAINAGDIQNQGVEALVSLDAIKNEDFKWTTSVNFTYNKNKIKKLADAVPEFSLTGENQNNFASKLEVGGSFGDIYGQDFVRDAEGRIIISEDGIPQKTNAYTKLGNSNPIWQMGWNNSFNYKNFNLSFLIDGKFNYEVMSITQSVMDGYGVSEATGAARANGGVAVNGVTPNGTPVAVVDAEKWYTSTGGIGPVSSQYIYDGTVVRLRELTFGYDFNIKDSFFKKLRVNAVGRNLFYISKKAPFDPEVTMSTGNSLSGVDIFMMPATRNYGLTLNATF, from the coding sequence ATGAATAACAAATTATACTCTACTTTGAGAGTGTTGGGTATTGTTCCGACAATGCTTTTTTCAGCATCCTTATTGCATGCGCAAACCAACCAGATAAAGGGAACGGTTGTTGACGCTAAAACCAAAGCCCCTATTCCAGGCGCCACAATTAAAGTACTGGGCACTTCCAATGCAAGTTCTACGGATGTAAAAGGCGCATTTCAGATCAATGTCGACGAGAAGAATCGCATATTAAACATTAGTACAGTCGGTTACGAAAACAAAACGGTAACATTGGGCCCTGGAGAAACGACAGTAACTGTAAGTTTAGAAGAACAAACACAGCAGTTGGAAAGTGTCGTGGTCACCGCTCTAGGTATTAGCCGTGCACAGAAATCATTAACATACTCTACGCAACAGGTCAATGGGGACGAATTGAACAAAGTCAAAAGTACCAACTTGGCGAATAATTTAAACGGTAAAGTAGCCGGCGTTAATATTGCCTCCAGCTCTTCTGGACCAGGTGGCTCGGCGAAAGTTATTTTGCGTGGTAACAAGTCGGCCTCTGGCAACAACCAAGTACTTTATGTTGTCGATGGGGTCCCAATCAATAACCAGACATTGGCCAGTCAGCCAGACAACGTGTTCGGTGGACAACGTGATGGTGGCGATCCTATTTCATTGATCAACCCTGAAGATATCGAAAACATCTCTGTATTAAAAGGAGCATCTGCGGCGGCATTATATGGTAGCCAAGCAGCCAATGGCGTTATCTTGGTCACAACAAAATCAGGTAAACAAGGTCGCACAACGATCAACTTCTCATCAAGTGCACAGATCGAACAGGCTGTATCGACACCTAAATTCCAAAACCAATATGGTCAAGGTTCGGGTGGAAAAAACAGTAATACCAGTGTGTTTAGCTGGGGCGACAAAACGAATGGCGCCAACTATGATAATGTAGGTGAATTTTTCCGTACCGGTAGCAACTTCACCAATTCATTGACATTGTCCGGAGGTAACGAAAAAAATCAAACGTACTTCTCTTATGCTAATACACTGGCAAAAGGTATTCTTCCAGAAAACGACCTGATGCGTCATAACTTCAATCTCAAGGAAAGTGCTTCATTTTTTGATAATAGGTTGACCGTTGAAGGAAGCGCCAATTATATTACACAAAAATTGGATAATGCCCCTAGTTCAGGATTTTATTATAACCCACTGGTAGGAACTTATTTGTTACCGCGCAGCTTAAATATTGCGGATTTTAAAAATTACGAAACGTTCAATCCAAGCCGCAATCTGAACGAACAAAACTGGTTCAGCCTAAGTGATAGTCCCACAACACAACAGAATCCATGGTGGATCGTCAACAGGAATCCAACAAGCTCTACCCGCAACCGCTTGCTTTTAAACGGTAGTGCAAAATATAAAGTAGCGCCATGGATCAGTATTCAGGCTAGGGGAAGCGTCGATCGCACCTCAGAGGTTTGGGACCGTAAAGTCTATGCGAGCACACCAAATCCCCTTGGAAAAGTAAATGGTAATTACAATTATACAAATACCACCATTACACAACAATACGGTGATGTCGTTGCCAACATGAACTTTAATGTCACCGATAAGTTTCAGATCACAGGATTGGTCGGAACAAGTATCACCGACTGGAAAACCGAAGGTGTGGATTTTAATACAGGTATTGACGGGTTAAAAATCCCAAATCAATTCTTTATCCAAAATACGACAACGCCTGTCACCTCCACATTATCGGCTAATCGTAGACAGTTACAATCGGTATTTGCATCAGCAAACTTAGCCTACGACAACTGGATTTATTTGGATCTGACTGCAAGGAATGACTGGTCCAGTACATTAGCTTTCACAGGTACAAAGTCTTTCTTCTACCCCTCTGCAGGATTGGGCATCGTATTGAATGACAAATTAAACTTACCTGAGTTTGTGAATATGGCCAAGATTCGTGGTTCGTATGCAGTAGTGGGGAATGATTTACCTCCTTACACCAGTTTATTAACGAACACGGTTAATCCATACGCTGTATTGACAGTAAATGACATTGCGTTCTTGAAAACATTAAAGCCCGAAAAAACGAAATCTTTTGAAATTGGTACAGAATGGCGCATGTGGAATAACCGTTTGAATGTGGATGTTACGTATTACAAAACAAACACAACGAACCAGTTCTTCAAAGTCGCTGCTAGCCAAGCTTCGTTAAACCAACAGTATGCGATTAATGCGGGTGACATTCAAAACCAAGGGGTAGAAGCATTGGTATCGTTGGATGCGATCAAAAATGAGGATTTCAAATGGACAACAAGTGTCAACTTCACCTACAATAAAAACAAGATAAAAAAGCTAGCTGATGCTGTTCCTGAGTTTAGTTTAACTGGTGAAAATCAAAATAACTTTGCTTCCAAACTTGAGGTAGGTGGTTCTTTTGGCGATATCTATGGACAGGATTTTGTACGGGATGCTGAAGGAAGGATTATTATTTCAGAAGATGGTATTCCTCAAAAAACCAATGCTTATACTAAGCTTGGAAATTCGAATCCAATTTGGCAAATGGGTTGGAACAATAGTTTCAATTACAAAAACTTCAATTTAAGTTTCTTGATTGACGGCAAGTTTAATTACGAGGTAATGTCAATTACACAATCTGTGATGGATGGTTATGGCGTATCAGAAGCAACTGGAGCCGCTCGTGCAAATGGTGGAGTTGCCGTAAACGGTGTTACACCGAATGGAACTCCTGTTGCTGTCGTCGATGCAGAGAAATGGTACACATCAACGGGTGGTATAGGTCCTGTCAGTAGCCAATACATCTACGATGGAACGGTTGTGAGACTGCGCGAATTAACTTTCGGCTATGACTTCAATATCAAAGATAGTTTCTTCAAAAAACTACGCGTCAATGCTGTAGGAAGAAACCTATTCTACATTTCGAAAAAAGCACCATTCGACCCTGAAGTAACGATGTCAACAGGCAATTCGCTGAGTGGTGTAGATATCTTTATGATGCCTGCAACCCGCAATTACGGACTTACACTAAATGCAACTTTCTAA
- a CDS encoding EamA family transporter: MENSNETASRGKYLFAAFLAPFIWGFMSIPVRWIRGYPAEDILYFRIITALLVLWVYLLIFRRKMLVADIRKFGLLSRADKLRQTGLMILASALIFGNWFTYIYAVNHVSIQSAALAYLTCPLITAAGAYLMLKEKLTGWQKIALFIAFSSVCLLARGSLNDVLWAITIASCYAFYLIVQRVSTGFDKLNQLVLQLSICALCVIPKLIYNHHTIPNEPLFWGTIVLIASLFTVIPLFLSMYALIGISSTTTGVLLYINPLIAFTLAATYFQEPVQPIKYIAYGIIFIAIILFNAANIKQAFTRPSRV, translated from the coding sequence GTGGAAAATAGCAACGAAACAGCAAGCCGCGGAAAATATCTTTTCGCGGCTTTTTTGGCTCCCTTTATTTGGGGATTTATGTCCATACCTGTACGGTGGATACGCGGCTATCCTGCCGAAGATATCCTGTATTTTAGAATTATTACCGCCCTATTGGTCCTTTGGGTATACCTGCTTATTTTCCGAAGAAAAATGCTTGTAGCTGATATTCGTAAATTTGGACTTCTATCACGGGCAGACAAGCTCCGTCAAACGGGACTTATGATTCTCGCCTCCGCGCTGATCTTTGGGAACTGGTTTACTTACATCTATGCAGTAAACCATGTCAGCATTCAATCCGCCGCATTGGCCTATCTGACCTGCCCCCTAATTACCGCGGCAGGAGCCTATCTCATGCTCAAGGAGAAATTGACTGGATGGCAAAAAATTGCACTTTTCATTGCTTTCAGCAGCGTATGTCTACTGGCAAGAGGTTCATTGAATGATGTGCTATGGGCTATTACTATCGCATCCTGTTACGCATTTTATCTGATCGTGCAACGGGTATCGACAGGCTTTGACAAGCTCAATCAATTGGTTCTTCAACTCAGTATATGTGCATTGTGTGTGATACCCAAACTCATCTATAATCATCACACCATCCCTAACGAGCCCCTGTTTTGGGGCACCATAGTGCTTATCGCATCTCTGTTTACGGTCATCCCTCTTTTTTTGAGTATGTATGCCCTCATAGGGATTTCATCCACCACGACTGGCGTTCTTTTGTATATTAATCCACTAATCGCATTTACTTTGGCAGCGACCTACTTTCAAGAACCTGTACAGCCAATAAAATATATCGCATACGGTATCATCTTTATTGCTATCATCCTATTTAATGCTGCAAACATTAAACAGGCTTTTACCAGACCATCCCGAGTTTAA
- a CDS encoding DUF6728 family protein encodes MYLFRKRNAERPTNGNIKAMHIVNATAIIVFLLGLIYKIFFTS; translated from the coding sequence ATGTACTTATTTAGAAAGCGCAATGCAGAACGCCCGACGAATGGGAATATAAAAGCCATGCATATTGTTAATGCAACGGCCATTATTGTCTTTTTATTGGGACTGATCTACAAAATATTTTTTACTTCCTAA
- a CDS encoding glycoside hydrolase family 10 protein, whose translation MKRSLLFLATALFVLSSCSSKKNKKHEPVNTTTTNVEIVKKDPPTLPKRERVKNTVETKAQPVAEKKKEIVVNLPALPREFRAAWVASVANINWPSKNNLSTAQQQQEAIGILDFLKNNNFNAVIFQVRPSADAFYKSDLEPWSYFLTGTEGQAPSPYYDPLDFWVEQAHKRGIELHVWLNPYRAHHTAGGPVTSASMARKMPESVVKLKQGYYWFDPSKQSTQDHAARVVMDIVKRYDIDGVHFDDYFYPYAEYNGGQDFPDMDSYNEYKRNGGTLSRGDFRRNSVNTFIERIYRDIKKEKNFVKFGISPFGIWKPGYPAGIQGSSQYDMLYADAKLWLNKGWIDYFAPQLYWPIQPAKQSYTALLKWWESENTLGRHLWPGINTVGKRGTEYVQEIVNQVEAARTLLPDNREGVIHWSLAGLTKNPAMTQALVNGPYQVKALVPTSPWLNANPLLKPTLLLTPQGGNIFAKWQHQQIDQVAKWVLYLNYGGVWQYEILDPGVTSKEIPMTSNNKKLQYVAVKAVDRLSNEGPYAAEHIK comes from the coding sequence ATGAAACGTTCCCTATTATTTTTAGCGACAGCACTTTTTGTTTTATCTTCTTGTTCATCCAAGAAAAATAAGAAACACGAGCCTGTCAACACCACAACGACCAATGTCGAAATTGTAAAAAAGGATCCTCCCACATTACCTAAGCGCGAACGGGTGAAAAATACAGTTGAGACAAAAGCGCAGCCAGTTGCAGAGAAAAAGAAGGAAATTGTCGTCAATCTCCCAGCTTTACCCCGTGAGTTTCGTGCAGCTTGGGTGGCCTCTGTTGCCAATATCAATTGGCCGAGCAAAAATAACCTGAGTACAGCACAGCAGCAACAGGAAGCGATCGGCATTTTAGATTTCTTGAAAAATAATAATTTTAATGCAGTAATTTTTCAGGTGCGTCCATCAGCAGATGCATTTTATAAAAGTGATTTAGAGCCTTGGTCATATTTTTTGACAGGAACAGAAGGGCAGGCGCCATCCCCTTATTATGATCCTCTTGATTTCTGGGTAGAACAGGCTCATAAAAGAGGGATCGAGCTTCACGTTTGGCTAAACCCTTACCGCGCGCACCATACTGCTGGTGGCCCTGTTACCTCAGCCTCTATGGCGCGCAAAATGCCCGAATCTGTTGTCAAACTGAAACAAGGATATTACTGGTTTGACCCATCCAAACAATCTACGCAGGACCATGCTGCTCGCGTGGTAATGGATATTGTTAAACGTTATGATATCGATGGCGTACATTTTGACGATTACTTCTATCCTTATGCTGAATATAATGGTGGGCAGGATTTTCCAGATATGGATAGTTACAATGAATACAAACGTAATGGGGGCACGCTTTCCCGAGGTGACTTCCGGAGAAATAGTGTAAACACCTTTATCGAGCGTATCTATAGAGATATTAAAAAGGAGAAGAATTTTGTCAAATTTGGGATCAGCCCGTTCGGCATCTGGAAACCAGGCTATCCGGCAGGAATCCAAGGATCGAGTCAGTATGATATGCTTTATGCGGATGCTAAATTATGGTTGAACAAAGGTTGGATCGACTATTTTGCACCCCAATTGTATTGGCCAATACAACCCGCTAAGCAGAGTTATACCGCGCTGTTAAAATGGTGGGAAAGTGAAAATACCTTGGGACGCCACCTTTGGCCTGGTATCAATACTGTGGGCAAGCGCGGGACAGAATATGTTCAAGAAATTGTGAATCAAGTAGAGGCTGCACGTACACTATTGCCTGATAATCGGGAGGGTGTGATCCACTGGAGTTTGGCAGGACTGACCAAAAACCCGGCCATGACACAGGCTTTGGTTAATGGACCCTACCAGGTGAAAGCGCTGGTGCCAACAAGTCCTTGGTTGAATGCAAATCCTTTGTTGAAACCGACTTTGCTACTGACTCCTCAAGGGGGCAATATCTTTGCGAAATGGCAGCATCAGCAAATTGATCAGGTTGCAAAATGGGTGTTGTATCTTAACTATGGAGGGGTATGGCAATACGAGATTTTGGATCCTGGAGTCACGAGTAAAGAGATCCCAATGACATCGAACAACAAAAAGCTTCAGTATGTTGCGGTAAAAGCTGTCGATCGTCTGAGTAATGAAGGACCGTATGCTGCTGAGCATATAAAATAA
- a CDS encoding acyl-CoA thioesterase — protein MEEIYKTVSDSVIRMSQLMLPSNANFGGKIHGGYILSLMDQIAFAVASKFSAHYCVTASVGKVDFLKPIEVGELVTLIASVNYVGNSSMEGGIRVEAMNIQTGETKHCNSSYFTMVAKDETGRPARVPRLILETEKDIFRFYRCVVKMEVDKERDRAIHDMETDSAEQQAYIQKHFDVQINLAP, from the coding sequence ATGGAAGAGATCTATAAAACCGTAAGCGACTCGGTGATTCGGATGTCACAGCTGATGTTGCCATCCAATGCTAATTTTGGCGGTAAAATTCACGGGGGCTATATTTTGTCCTTGATGGATCAGATCGCTTTTGCTGTCGCTTCTAAATTTTCAGCGCACTATTGTGTAACAGCTTCGGTTGGCAAAGTGGATTTTTTGAAGCCTATTGAAGTGGGCGAACTCGTCACCTTGATCGCTTCAGTGAATTATGTGGGCAACTCTTCTATGGAAGGTGGTATTCGAGTAGAAGCGATGAACATTCAGACGGGCGAAACCAAACATTGTAATTCCTCCTACTTTACGATGGTGGCCAAAGATGAAACAGGAAGGCCAGCCCGCGTACCGAGGTTAATACTGGAGACTGAAAAAGACATATTTCGGTTCTACCGCTGTGTGGTGAAGATGGAAGTTGACAAAGAACGAGATCGTGCCATTCACGACATGGAAACAGACTCTGCTGAGCAACAAGCTTATATTCAGAAGCACTTTGATGTACAGATCAATCTTGCTCCGTAA